One Phenylobacterium hankyongense DNA segment encodes these proteins:
- a CDS encoding IlvD/Edd family dehydratase, protein MSERTPVRPFRSREWFADSSRSDMTAVYLERFMNYGLTPAELRSGRPIIGIAQTGSDLSPCNRGHIELAKRTREGIRDAGGIPMEFPVHPIFENCRRPTAALDRNLAYLGLVETLHGYPLDAVVLTTGCDKTTPSGIMAASTVDIPAIVLSGGPMLDGWHEGELVGSGTVIWRSRRKLAAGEITEEEFIDLAAASAPSIGHCNTMGTASTMNAIAEALGLSLPGCSAIPAPYRERGQMAYETGKRIVEMAYEDLKPSQILTREAFLDAIALTTVIGGSTNAQPHISAMARHAGVEITADDWVEHGYPLPLILNMQPAGQYLGERFHRAGGTPAILWELLQAGKLNADRITVSGRTMRENVEGRETHDREMIRRFDDPLKTDAGFVVLSGNLFDFALMKTSVISEEFRARYLSTPGREGVFEGVAVVFDSAEDYHHRINDPVLGIDENSILVVRGAGPVGWPGSAEVVNMQPPDELIRRGVASLPVIGDGRQSGTSDSPAILHATPEAAIGGGLSLLRTGDRIRIDLTQRRCDLLVDEAELAQRTPVTDHPPSQTPWQELYRAHVGQLADGAVLEFAVKYRGVARTTPRHNH, encoded by the coding sequence ATGAGCGAACGCACGCCCGTGCGGCCGTTCCGCTCGCGCGAGTGGTTCGCCGACTCCAGCCGCAGCGACATGACCGCGGTCTATCTCGAGCGGTTCATGAATTACGGGCTGACCCCGGCCGAACTGCGGTCGGGGCGGCCGATCATCGGCATCGCCCAGACCGGCAGCGACCTGTCGCCGTGCAACCGGGGCCACATCGAGCTGGCCAAGCGCACCCGCGAGGGCATCCGCGACGCCGGCGGCATCCCGATGGAGTTCCCGGTCCACCCGATCTTCGAGAACTGCCGCCGGCCGACCGCGGCGCTCGACCGCAACCTCGCCTATCTGGGGCTGGTGGAGACCCTCCACGGCTATCCGCTCGACGCCGTCGTGCTGACCACCGGCTGCGACAAGACCACGCCCAGCGGGATCATGGCCGCCTCGACGGTGGATATCCCGGCCATCGTGCTCTCCGGCGGCCCGATGCTGGACGGCTGGCACGAGGGTGAGCTGGTGGGGTCCGGCACGGTGATCTGGCGCTCGCGGCGCAAGCTCGCCGCCGGCGAGATCACCGAAGAAGAGTTCATCGACCTGGCGGCGGCTTCGGCGCCCTCCATCGGCCACTGCAACACCATGGGCACGGCCTCGACGATGAACGCCATCGCCGAGGCGCTGGGGCTGTCGCTGCCCGGCTGTTCGGCGATCCCCGCGCCCTACCGCGAGCGCGGCCAGATGGCCTACGAGACCGGCAAGCGCATCGTCGAGATGGCCTATGAGGACCTTAAGCCGTCGCAGATCCTGACGCGCGAGGCCTTCCTGGACGCCATCGCCCTGACCACCGTCATCGGCGGCTCCACCAACGCCCAGCCGCACATCTCCGCCATGGCCCGGCACGCCGGCGTGGAGATCACCGCCGACGACTGGGTGGAGCACGGCTATCCGCTGCCGCTGATCCTCAACATGCAGCCGGCCGGCCAGTACCTGGGCGAGCGGTTCCACCGCGCGGGCGGCACCCCGGCGATCCTCTGGGAGCTGCTGCAGGCCGGCAAGCTCAACGCCGACCGGATCACCGTCAGCGGCCGCACGATGCGCGAGAACGTCGAGGGCCGCGAGACCCACGACCGCGAGATGATCCGCCGCTTCGACGATCCGCTGAAGACCGACGCCGGCTTCGTGGTGCTGTCGGGCAACCTGTTCGACTTCGCGCTGATGAAGACCAGCGTGATCTCCGAGGAATTCCGCGCCCGTTACCTCTCGACCCCCGGCCGTGAAGGCGTCTTCGAAGGCGTGGCGGTGGTGTTCGACAGCGCCGAGGACTATCACCACCGCATCAACGACCCGGTGCTCGGGATCGACGAGAACTCGATCCTGGTGGTGCGCGGGGCCGGCCCCGTCGGCTGGCCGGGGTCCGCGGAGGTGGTCAACATGCAGCCCCCCGACGAACTGATCCGCCGCGGCGTCGCCAGCCTGCCGGTGATCGGCGACGGCCGGCAGTCCGGCACCTCCGACAGCCCGGCCATCCTGCACGCCACGCCCGAGGCGGCGATCGGCGGCGGCCTCTCCCTGCTGCGCACCGGCGACCGGATCCGCATCGACCTCACCCAGCGCCGCTGCGACCTGCTGGTGGACGAGGCGGAGCTTGCCCAACGGACGCCCGTCACCGACCATCCGCCCAGCCAGACGCCTTGGCAGGAGCTCTACCGCGCCCATGTCGGCCAGCTGGCCGACGGCGCGGTGCTGGAGTTCGCCGTCAAGTACCGCGGCGTCGCCCGGACCACGCCGCGCCACAATCACTAG
- a CDS encoding fumarylacetoacetate hydrolase family protein, which translates to MKLLRYGPAGAEKPGLIDASGAIRDLSGHVADITPAELSPEGLKRLAAIDPNSLPKVEGNVRYGAPLTGVGKFLAIGLNFSDHAAESNMPVPTEPIVFMKSTTCIQGPDDEVMLPKDSVKSDWEVELGVVIGKTARYVEESDALSYVAGYVTVNDLSEREYQLERGGTWDKGKGCDTFGPIGPWLVTGDEVGDPQDLDMWLDVNGKRMQTGNTRTMVFGVAALVSYCSRFMTLAPGDVITTGTPPGVGLGQKPVPIYLKAGDTMKVGIAKLGEQNQTVVPFRHLG; encoded by the coding sequence ATGAAGCTGCTTCGCTATGGACCCGCCGGCGCCGAGAAGCCCGGCCTGATCGACGCCTCGGGCGCGATCCGCGACCTCTCCGGCCATGTGGCCGACATCACCCCGGCGGAGCTGTCGCCCGAGGGCCTGAAGCGCCTGGCGGCCATCGACCCGAACAGCCTGCCGAAGGTCGAGGGGAACGTCCGCTACGGCGCGCCGCTCACCGGCGTCGGCAAGTTCCTGGCCATCGGCCTGAACTTCTCCGACCACGCTGCGGAATCCAACATGCCGGTGCCGACCGAGCCGATCGTGTTCATGAAGTCGACGACCTGCATCCAGGGCCCGGACGACGAGGTGATGCTGCCCAAGGACTCGGTGAAGTCCGACTGGGAAGTCGAGCTGGGCGTGGTGATCGGCAAGACCGCCCGCTACGTCGAAGAGAGTGACGCGCTGAGCTACGTCGCCGGCTACGTGACGGTGAACGACCTCTCGGAGCGCGAATACCAGCTGGAGCGCGGCGGCACCTGGGACAAGGGCAAGGGCTGCGACACCTTCGGTCCGATCGGCCCCTGGCTGGTCACCGGCGACGAGGTCGGCGATCCGCAGGACCTCGACATGTGGCTCGACGTCAACGGCAAGCGCATGCAGACCGGCAACACCAGGACCATGGTGTTCGGGGTCGCGGCGCTGGTCAGCTACTGCAGCCGGTTCATGACGCTGGCGCCCGGCGACGTCATCACCACCGGCACGCCGCCCGGCGTCGGCCTCGGCCAGAAGCCTGTGCCGATCTATCTGAAGGCCGGCGACACGATGAAGGTGGGAATCGCCAAACTGGGCGAGCAGAATCAGACGGTGGTCCCGTTCCGCCACCTGGGCTGA
- a CDS encoding FAD-linked oxidase C-terminal domain-containing protein → MPEPDAGVIGRRRELIAALRAIVPGEGVIADNAELGAYESDGLTAYRQRPLVVVLPETVAQVSAVLAYCHAHGVKVVPRGAGTSLSGGALPLADGVLLGLSKFNRILDLDYDNRCAVVQPGVTNLAITNAVSHRGFYYAPDPSSQIACSIGGNVAENSGGVHCLKYGMTTNNLLGVELVLMTGEVVRLGGKHLDPAALDLLGVICGSEGLLGVVTEVTVRILQSPETQRALLLGFREVEAAGACVAQVIAEGIIPAAMEMMDRPAIHAAEAFVNVGYPLDVDALLIVELDGPPAEVDHLIEVVRGIGVACGACTVQLSNSEAERKAFWAGRKAAFPAVGRISPDYYCMDGTIPRRALPQVLQRIRELSESYGLGVANVFHAGDGNLHPMVLYDANIPGQLEEAEAFGSDILTLCVEVGGVLTGEHGVGVEKRDLMEVQFGPADLEQQQRLKCAFDDQGLLNPGKVFPQLCRCAELGRMHIHRGQVRFPELDRF, encoded by the coding sequence ATGCCCGAACCCGATGCCGGCGTGATCGGACGGCGCCGCGAGCTGATCGCGGCGCTGCGCGCCATCGTGCCGGGCGAGGGCGTCATCGCCGACAACGCCGAGCTCGGCGCCTACGAGAGCGACGGCCTGACCGCCTATCGCCAGCGGCCGCTGGTGGTGGTGCTGCCGGAGACGGTGGCGCAGGTCTCGGCCGTGCTCGCCTACTGCCACGCCCACGGCGTGAAGGTGGTGCCGCGCGGCGCCGGCACCTCGCTGTCCGGCGGGGCGCTGCCGCTGGCCGACGGCGTGCTGCTGGGGCTGTCGAAGTTCAACCGCATCCTCGACCTCGACTACGACAACCGCTGCGCGGTGGTGCAGCCGGGGGTGACCAACCTCGCCATCACCAACGCGGTGTCGCACCGCGGCTTCTATTATGCGCCGGACCCGTCCAGCCAGATCGCCTGCTCGATCGGCGGCAACGTCGCCGAGAACTCCGGCGGCGTGCACTGCCTGAAGTACGGCATGACCACCAACAACCTGCTGGGCGTCGAGCTGGTGCTGATGACCGGCGAGGTCGTGCGCCTGGGCGGCAAGCACCTGGATCCGGCCGCCCTGGACCTGCTGGGCGTGATCTGCGGCTCCGAAGGCCTGCTGGGCGTGGTCACCGAGGTCACCGTGCGCATCCTGCAGAGCCCGGAGACCCAGCGCGCCCTGCTGCTCGGCTTCCGCGAGGTGGAGGCCGCCGGCGCCTGCGTCGCCCAGGTGATCGCCGAGGGCATCATTCCGGCCGCCATGGAGATGATGGACCGCCCCGCGATCCACGCCGCCGAGGCTTTCGTCAACGTCGGCTATCCGCTGGACGTCGACGCCCTGCTGATCGTCGAGCTGGACGGCCCGCCGGCCGAGGTCGACCACCTGATCGAGGTGGTGCGCGGGATCGGCGTGGCCTGCGGCGCCTGCACGGTGCAGCTGTCCAACAGCGAGGCCGAGCGCAAGGCGTTCTGGGCCGGGCGCAAGGCGGCCTTCCCGGCGGTCGGGCGGATCTCGCCGGACTACTACTGCATGGACGGCACCATCCCCAGGCGGGCCCTGCCGCAGGTGCTCCAGCGGATCCGCGAGCTGTCGGAGAGCTACGGCCTGGGCGTCGCCAACGTCTTCCACGCCGGCGACGGCAACCTGCACCCGATGGTGCTCTACGACGCCAACATCCCCGGCCAACTGGAAGAGGCCGAGGCCTTCGGCTCCGACATCCTGACCCTGTGCGTCGAGGTGGGCGGGGTGCTCACCGGCGAGCACGGCGTCGGCGTCGAGAAGCGCGACCTGATGGAGGTCCAGTTCGGTCCGGCCGACCTCGAGCAGCAGCAGCGCCTGAAGTGCGCCTTCGACGACCAGGGCCTGCTCAACCCCGGCAAGGTCTTCCCCCAACTCTGCCGCTGCGCCGAGCTCGGTCGGATGCACATCCACCGCGGCCAGGTGCGCTTCCCCGAACTGGACCGGTTCTGA
- the glcE gene encoding glycolate oxidase subunit GlcE yields the protein MTTVWTASSEIEAFDAVHAALSEGVRLELVGGGSRRDLGRPVEADVVLDLSGLSGVVDYQPEELVLTVRPGTPMAELEALLAARNQQLAFEPPDFGPLWGRAAGQGTIGGCVMIGRGGPRRLTAGAPRDHFLGVKGVNGFGQAFAAGGRVVKNVTGFDLTKLVAGSFGTLCVATEMTFKVLPEPADTLTLVLRGLEDEAAVRAMSQALGSPAAVSAAAHLPADVAPDGAPATLIRLEGVTPSIRARGAHLTAFLQDFGPIESLDRDDSRALWKRVGDAAFFAGDTDAVVWKLSVPPTAAPAIAAAVGGRHFYDWGGGGLWLALPPAPDAHAARVRAALAQVVDGDGHATLMRAPEALRATASPFQPLAPVLAALTGRVKQQFDPKGLFNPGRMYAGA from the coding sequence ATGACGACGGTGTGGACGGCGTCCAGCGAGATCGAGGCGTTCGACGCCGTGCACGCCGCGCTCTCCGAAGGCGTGCGCCTGGAGCTGGTCGGCGGCGGCAGCCGCCGCGACCTCGGCCGTCCGGTGGAGGCCGACGTGGTGCTGGATCTGTCGGGCCTGAGCGGCGTGGTCGACTACCAGCCGGAGGAACTGGTGCTGACGGTGCGGCCCGGCACGCCCATGGCCGAGCTGGAGGCGCTGCTCGCCGCCCGCAACCAGCAGCTGGCCTTCGAGCCGCCGGACTTCGGCCCGCTGTGGGGCCGGGCCGCAGGGCAGGGAACCATCGGCGGCTGCGTCATGATCGGCCGCGGCGGTCCGCGGCGGCTGACCGCCGGCGCGCCGCGCGACCACTTCCTGGGGGTGAAGGGCGTCAACGGCTTCGGCCAGGCCTTCGCCGCCGGCGGCCGGGTCGTGAAGAACGTCACCGGCTTCGACCTGACCAAGCTGGTCGCCGGCAGTTTCGGCACGCTCTGCGTGGCCACCGAGATGACCTTCAAGGTGCTGCCGGAGCCGGCCGACACGCTGACCCTCGTGCTGCGCGGCCTGGAGGACGAGGCCGCGGTGCGGGCCATGTCGCAGGCGCTCGGCAGCCCTGCGGCGGTCTCGGCCGCCGCCCACCTGCCGGCCGACGTCGCGCCGGACGGCGCGCCGGCGACCCTGATCCGCCTGGAAGGGGTGACGCCGTCGATCCGCGCGCGCGGCGCGCACCTCACCGCCTTCCTGCAGGACTTCGGCCCCATCGAGAGCCTGGACCGTGACGACTCCCGTGCGCTCTGGAAGCGGGTCGGCGACGCAGCGTTCTTCGCGGGCGACACGGACGCCGTGGTCTGGAAGCTGTCCGTCCCGCCCACCGCGGCGCCGGCGATCGCGGCCGCCGTGGGCGGCCGGCATTTCTACGACTGGGGCGGCGGCGGCCTTTGGCTGGCGCTGCCGCCGGCGCCCGACGCCCACGCGGCGCGCGTCCGCGCGGCGCTGGCGCAGGTCGTGGACGGCGACGGCCACGCCACCCTGATGCGCGCGCCTGAGGCGCTGCGCGCCACAGCCTCGCCGTTCCAGCCGCTGGCCCCGGTGCTGGCGGCGCTGACCGGGCGGGTGAAGCAGCAGTTCGATCCCAAGGGCCTGTTCAATCCTGGCCGCATGTACGCAGGCGCCTGA
- the glcF gene encoding glycolate oxidase subunit GlcF → MQTRFSPAQLAEPETAASEKIIRTCVHCGFCTATCPTYLLLGDELDSPRGRIYLMKEMLETGGPPAAETVKHVDRCLSCLSCMTTCPSGVNYMHLVDHARAYIEENYRRPWPERTLRAILAAVLSRPALFRWALRLAAIGRPFAPLLPGRLKGMVAMAPDRLPAPGAAERPGVFPAQGPRRGRVAVLAGCAQAVVGPGINESAIRLLTRLGVEVVTAKGAGCCGALPHHLGKAERSHALAQANIAAWTAELDGEGLDAIVITASGCGTSVKDYGYMFRDDPEWAGRAARVSALTRDVTEFLAGMDAPIPATAPEGVRVAYQSACSLQHGQGVRETPKDLLRAAGFEVVEPAEPHICCGSAGTYNLLQPKIASQLRARKVGNLEATRPDVIATGNIGCMTQIAGGTQVPVVHTVELLDWATGGPRPAALS, encoded by the coding sequence ATGCAGACCCGTTTCAGCCCCGCCCAGCTTGCCGAGCCCGAGACCGCCGCCTCGGAGAAGATCATCCGCACCTGCGTGCACTGCGGCTTCTGCACGGCGACCTGTCCCACCTACCTGCTGCTCGGCGACGAGCTCGATAGTCCGCGCGGCCGCATCTACCTGATGAAGGAGATGCTGGAGACCGGCGGGCCGCCGGCGGCCGAGACCGTCAAGCATGTCGACCGCTGCCTGAGCTGCCTCAGCTGCATGACCACCTGCCCGTCGGGCGTGAACTACATGCACCTGGTCGATCACGCCCGGGCCTACATCGAGGAGAACTACCGCCGGCCGTGGCCGGAGCGGACGCTGCGCGCCATCCTCGCCGCGGTGCTGTCCAGGCCCGCCCTGTTCCGTTGGGCGCTGCGGCTGGCGGCGATCGGCCGGCCGTTCGCGCCGCTGCTGCCGGGGCGGCTGAAGGGCATGGTGGCCATGGCGCCGGACCGGCTGCCCGCGCCGGGCGCCGCCGAGCGTCCGGGCGTCTTTCCCGCGCAAGGTCCCCGGCGCGGCCGCGTGGCGGTGCTGGCCGGCTGCGCCCAGGCCGTGGTCGGGCCGGGCATCAACGAATCCGCCATCCGCCTCTTGACCCGGCTGGGCGTCGAGGTGGTGACGGCCAAGGGCGCCGGCTGCTGCGGGGCGCTGCCGCACCACCTGGGCAAGGCCGAGCGCTCGCACGCGCTGGCCCAGGCCAACATCGCCGCCTGGACCGCCGAGCTGGACGGGGAGGGGCTGGACGCCATCGTCATCACCGCCTCCGGCTGCGGCACCAGCGTCAAGGACTACGGCTATATGTTCCGCGACGACCCGGAGTGGGCGGGGCGCGCGGCGCGCGTGTCGGCGCTCACACGCGACGTGACGGAGTTCCTGGCCGGGATGGACGCCCCGATCCCGGCGACCGCGCCCGAAGGCGTCCGCGTCGCCTACCAGTCCGCCTGCTCGCTGCAGCACGGCCAGGGCGTGCGCGAGACCCCGAAGGACCTGCTGCGGGCGGCCGGCTTCGAAGTGGTGGAGCCCGCGGAGCCGCACATCTGCTGCGGCTCGGCCGGCACCTACAACCTGCTGCAGCCGAAGATCGCCAGCCAGCTGCGGGCGCGCAAGGTCGGCAACCTGGAGGCCACGCGCCCGGACGTCATCGCCACCGGCAACATCGGCTGCATGACCCAGATCGCCGGCGGCACGCAGGTGCCGGTGGTCCACACCGTCGAGCTGCTCGACTGGGCGACCGGCGGGCCGAGGCCCGCGGCGCTGAGCTGA
- a CDS encoding TonB-dependent receptor, which produces MSTAAWSCFALALAGPACAADAATAGAAESSGRTLDEVVVTATKTETNLQKTPIAVSVLSATAMADRHAESLISLQDGAIPSLRVATFEARQSALTIGIRGIVPFDANQTARDQGVGVYLDGVYLGRQQGLNAALFDLERIEVLRGPQGTLFGRNTEGGALNIITKGPTGVFGGRITAGVGNFGSYNGELHQDFQEFSNVSVKVDALIQHQDPTVKNPLAGQAGWNQYDRKGGRVTALYKPNDQFSAQLSGDFAKDDNTPFFSQLVSFNPYGKRVRTLAELQAGPANAPAGTINPLAPLVKVSTDRQTVSDIGTIQQPSVDETGGLSAVLKYKVSPDLELRSITAARGVATNQWDNSGIESRNVFAPNVNFGRYSLSDLFQRQFSQEFQAVGSLGDSLTYVAGLYYFKEHAKESAATPFSNQWNADGTAYTIRSPLGTSAASGATSGWQPGTRFISRASAADATSYAAYGQGTYTPASMDALHLTVGGRVTEDKRNGTLYIVNGKATNFTFNYDKSRFDPLINVSYDAADGVSLYAKYSTGYRAGGANDRSATFQSFDAEEVKAYEIGAKTEFLDRRLRVNVAAYAMDRTNTQIDFDAVDTTPGSPTQGAHTEETRNAPGTSKIRGFEADVTAKVTENMTMGFSYAYTDVKIPAAPFPFTGNAAVPQGTPFPVNVVYTPPNAWSAFVDYEVPAGRMTVRAHLDANYADAQYAFQSEFADVSPTGTLVQSVAVKTDSSFIVNGSLTLADINMGGNGATASLSAWSRNLLDESHIYRISAANRGTIGDYANFNPPRTIGLELRVTY; this is translated from the coding sequence ATGTCCACGGCTGCATGGAGCTGTTTTGCGCTGGCTTTGGCGGGACCCGCCTGCGCGGCCGACGCCGCCACCGCGGGCGCCGCGGAATCCTCTGGCCGGACGCTCGATGAGGTCGTGGTCACCGCCACCAAGACCGAAACCAACCTGCAGAAAACGCCGATCGCGGTCTCGGTGCTGAGCGCCACCGCCATGGCCGACCGGCACGCCGAAAGCCTGATCAGCCTGCAGGATGGGGCCATTCCTTCTCTGCGCGTCGCCACCTTTGAAGCGCGCCAGTCGGCGCTGACGATCGGCATCCGCGGCATCGTTCCGTTCGACGCCAACCAGACGGCCCGTGACCAGGGCGTCGGCGTCTACCTCGACGGCGTCTATCTTGGCCGCCAACAGGGCCTCAACGCGGCGCTGTTCGACCTCGAGCGCATCGAAGTCCTGCGCGGCCCGCAAGGCACACTGTTCGGCCGCAACACCGAAGGCGGCGCCCTGAATATCATCACCAAGGGTCCGACCGGCGTGTTCGGCGGTCGGATCACCGCCGGCGTCGGCAACTTCGGCTCCTACAATGGCGAACTGCACCAGGACTTCCAGGAATTCTCCAACGTTTCGGTCAAGGTCGACGCGCTGATCCAGCATCAGGATCCGACGGTGAAGAACCCCCTGGCCGGCCAGGCCGGCTGGAATCAGTATGACCGCAAGGGCGGCCGGGTCACCGCCCTCTACAAGCCGAACGACCAGTTCAGCGCCCAACTCTCGGGCGACTTCGCCAAGGACGACAACACCCCGTTCTTCAGCCAGTTGGTCAGCTTCAATCCTTACGGCAAGCGCGTCCGTACCCTGGCCGAGCTGCAGGCCGGGCCGGCTAACGCTCCAGCCGGTACGATCAACCCGCTTGCGCCCCTGGTGAAGGTCTCCACCGATCGCCAGACCGTGTCAGATATCGGCACCATCCAGCAGCCCAGCGTCGACGAGACCGGCGGCCTTTCGGCGGTGCTGAAGTACAAGGTATCGCCTGACCTGGAGCTGCGCTCGATCACTGCGGCCCGCGGCGTCGCCACCAACCAGTGGGACAACTCCGGCATCGAAAGCCGCAACGTCTTCGCGCCGAACGTGAACTTCGGCCGCTACAGCCTGTCGGACCTCTTCCAGCGTCAGTTCAGCCAGGAATTCCAGGCGGTCGGCAGCCTCGGCGACAGCCTCACCTATGTGGCCGGGCTTTACTACTTCAAGGAACATGCCAAGGAATCGGCGGCCACGCCGTTCTCGAACCAGTGGAACGCCGATGGCACCGCCTACACGATCCGCTCCCCGCTTGGCACCTCGGCGGCTTCGGGCGCGACCTCTGGCTGGCAGCCCGGCACCCGGTTCATCAGCCGCGCCAGCGCGGCGGATGCGACCAGCTACGCGGCCTATGGCCAGGGTACCTACACCCCGGCCTCGATGGACGCGCTGCACCTGACGGTTGGCGGTCGCGTGACCGAGGACAAGCGCAACGGCACGCTCTACATCGTCAACGGCAAGGCGACGAACTTCACGTTCAACTACGACAAAAGCCGCTTCGACCCGCTGATCAACGTGTCCTATGACGCGGCTGACGGCGTCAGCCTCTACGCCAAATATTCGACCGGCTATCGCGCGGGCGGGGCCAACGACCGCTCGGCGACCTTCCAGTCGTTCGACGCCGAAGAGGTGAAAGCCTACGAGATCGGCGCAAAGACTGAATTCTTGGACCGGCGCCTGCGCGTCAACGTGGCCGCCTACGCCATGGACCGCACCAACACCCAGATCGACTTCGACGCGGTCGACACCACCCCGGGGAGCCCCACCCAGGGCGCTCACACCGAGGAGACGCGCAACGCACCCGGCACGTCGAAGATCAGGGGCTTCGAGGCCGACGTGACCGCCAAGGTCACGGAGAACATGACGATGGGCTTCTCCTACGCCTACACGGACGTGAAAATCCCCGCCGCGCCGTTCCCCTTCACCGGCAACGCCGCCGTTCCGCAGGGCACGCCGTTCCCGGTCAACGTGGTCTATACGCCGCCGAACGCCTGGTCGGCCTTCGTCGACTATGAGGTCCCGGCGGGTCGGATGACCGTCCGCGCCCACCTTGACGCCAACTACGCGGACGCCCAGTACGCCTTCCAGAGCGAGTTCGCGGACGTTTCGCCCACGGGGACTCTCGTCCAGAGCGTCGCGGTGAAGACGGACTCCAGCTTCATCGTCAACGGCAGCCTGACCTTGGCCGACATCAACATGGGCGGCAACGGCGCGACCGCCTCTCTGTCGGCGTGGAGCCGCAACCTGCTGGACGAGTCGCACATCTACCGGATCTCGGCCGCCAACCGCGGCACGATCGGCGACTACGCCAACTTCAACCCGCCGCGTACCATCGGCCTGGAGCTGCGCGTAACGTACTAG
- a CDS encoding helix-turn-helix domain-containing protein, whose amino-acid sequence MASPIFSEDYRIMIDILVATRRRAGVSQRSLAARLGKSQSHINMIEQRQRRVELREFYLMCKSLGADPVAVFQEITEALEQQRQAA is encoded by the coding sequence ATGGCCAGCCCGATCTTCAGCGAAGACTACAGGATCATGATCGACATCCTGGTCGCCACCCGTCGGCGTGCGGGGGTGTCGCAGCGCAGCCTCGCGGCGCGCCTCGGAAAGTCGCAATCGCACATCAACATGATCGAACAGCGCCAGCGCCGGGTGGAGCTGCGCGAGTTCTACCTGATGTGCAAGTCACTGGGCGCCGATCCGGTGGCGGTGTTCCAGGAGATCACCGAGGCCCTCGAACAGCAGCGGCAGGCCGCCTGA
- a CDS encoding NIPSNAP family protein, whose translation MAQDGTSAQGRRRGGLRRMAPMLLAGLALAGASTLSRAQTLSTDGIYELRTYHVAPGKLDALNARFRDHTLKLFAKHHMQSVAYWNQEDTANGQVVYILAFPSRAARDAAWDAFRADPEWQAVAKASEADGKLVEKVDSVFMRMTDYSPHLKLAR comes from the coding sequence GTGGCGCAAGACGGAACATCGGCCCAGGGACGGCGGCGCGGCGGCCTGCGCCGCATGGCGCCCATGCTGCTGGCCGGCCTGGCGCTGGCCGGCGCCTCGACGCTCAGCCGGGCCCAGACCCTGTCCACGGACGGCATCTACGAGTTGCGGACCTATCACGTGGCGCCGGGCAAGCTCGACGCGCTGAACGCCCGCTTCCGCGACCATACCCTGAAGCTGTTCGCCAAGCATCACATGCAGTCGGTGGCCTACTGGAACCAGGAGGACACCGCCAACGGCCAGGTCGTCTACATCCTGGCCTTCCCCAGCCGCGCCGCGCGCGACGCCGCCTGGGACGCCTTCCGCGCCGATCCCGAGTGGCAGGCGGTCGCCAAGGCCTCCGAAGCCGACGGCAAGCTCGTGGAGAAGGTCGATTCCGTTTTCATGCGGATGACCGACTACTCCCCCCACCTCAAGCTCGCCCGCTAA
- a CDS encoding superoxide dismutase, whose product MGSAGVNRRGVLALTGAAAAAVTPAVASAQAQPAGRPFQLQPQPLPFDPKSIPGLSEKLLVSHHDNNYASAVKKIAAIEADLAALDPSAPGYRLSGLKREELLAWNSTLLHEAYFHSLGPGVAPSAQLGAALERDFGSYARWAAEFAAVGKSLGGGSGWVLLMWSERDRRLVNQWAADHTHTLAGGRLLLALDMYEHAYHIDYGANAAGYVDAFMKACTWTRANAEFARALRDSAPA is encoded by the coding sequence ATGGGGTCTGCAGGCGTCAATCGCCGCGGGGTGTTGGCGCTCACGGGCGCGGCCGCCGCCGCCGTGACCCCGGCCGTCGCCAGCGCCCAGGCGCAGCCCGCCGGACGCCCTTTCCAGCTCCAGCCGCAGCCGCTGCCGTTCGACCCGAAGAGCATTCCCGGCCTCTCCGAGAAGCTGCTCGTCAGCCACCACGACAACAACTACGCCTCGGCGGTGAAGAAGATCGCCGCCATCGAGGCGGATCTCGCCGCCCTGGACCCGAGCGCCCCCGGTTACCGCCTGAGCGGGCTGAAGCGCGAGGAGCTGCTGGCCTGGAACTCCACCCTGCTGCACGAGGCCTACTTCCACAGCCTCGGCCCGGGCGTCGCGCCGTCGGCGCAGCTGGGCGCGGCGCTGGAGCGCGACTTCGGCTCCTACGCCCGCTGGGCGGCGGAGTTCGCCGCGGTCGGCAAGTCGCTGGGCGGCGGCTCGGGCTGGGTGCTGCTGATGTGGAGCGAGCGGGACCGGCGGCTGGTCAACCAGTGGGCCGCGGACCACACCCACACCCTGGCGGGCGGCCGGCTGCTGCTGGCGCTCGACATGTACGAACACGCCTATCACATCGACTACGGCGCCAACGCGGCGGGCTATGTGGACGCCTTCATGAAGGCCTGCACCTGGACCCGCGCCAATGCCGAATTCGCTCGAGCCCTGCGGGACTCGGCGCCGGCATGA